CTGGATTGCAAGCGAGGAGCCCTGGGGTACTGGGTGACTAcccctcagttttcccatctgtgaaatgggggtgaTAACTACCTCGATGAGATCTCTGGGTGCAGAGTACCATATAAGGACTCAGGGGCGCTGTTTATTTCAGTCGTGGGCCATACATGGGAACGGTGCTCCGTCCGATGGCCCACTTcttcctgcctctctccctccttgACAATTATACAGTGTATttctttatatacacacacatactctgaCCACTTCCTGTCCCAGCTTTTGAGCTTTCCCACTGACCTTGCAGGCTGACCACACTTCCTCCCTAGTTCTCTTTCTCGACAGGCTGCTCTTGGCTGTGGGGGGCTTGGGGATGATCTCGCAGCAGGGAAAGAAATCTGACAGATTGTCTCCCTCTAGCATGTGAATAAAGCCAATGGGAGGGCAAGAGCTGGGCCCGGTTGCTGCATGTCTCAGAGCCCTGCAGCTGCGGGCTGTGGCTagggaggctgggctctgcagaggaaggcaccAAGGGAGGTTGCAGAGTTGACAGCTAAGTGCTGAAGTGCCCACTGTGCTTGGAGCAGGGCTTTTGCAACACTGCGGTCCCCTGCCAGTGGTTCGCTGCAGACGTGTGCGTGGGAGGTGCTGCAGTGCACCTTACGGATAAAGCGGTGGTGAGCCCACTGCCACAGCCTCTCTACAGGGTGCACAAGCAACACCTAGGGACCCAGCCTAAGCCGGCAGCACCGCTGTTATCGCCCTGGGGGTGCAGATTAGAATCTTTTTGCTGCAATGGCAAGGGGCTTGCAGatcaggactggggtgggggtctCGGGACAGGAATCGCAGCCTGAGCTGCAGATCAGGCATGAGGTACGCTGACAGCTGTTGGGGGAGAGCTCCCAGGACTGCAATGGGCTATAATTTATTATTGCAGCCGCACCTAGAGGCCAGCAAAGCTGGTGTctcattgtgcaaggtgctgtacatagAAAATGACCATCCCTGCCTTGTTAGACGGGCCGTACAACAGGAGTGAGGTGGGGAGGAGATCATGGTTGGAGCAGAAGGGACTTCTGTTGGCCAGGACTGGGGTGTGTTGGCAGAGTGGTGGTGCTGCaagggcaggacaggaatagcagcTAGGTCAGGGCAGGAGGGCAACACACCAAAAGCCCTGTGGGTGCAGTGTGGGGctggactggaatagcaggaagTGCAGCAGGTCCGGAGTGGAGCTGGGTGCATAACTGATGCGCTGGTTTGCTGATAGTTTCAGGGAAAACGATGGTTTGGCTTGAATCAAATCTGAAAATAGCAATCACAGAAAAAGTCAGCAAATTGAAAACAAATCCATTTGGGGTGAACAACGCACAGTGTGGGACCCAACACATTTTGGTTCAGGCCTTTAGAAGGCTTTACAAAACAGGAGAAGAAAGTGCCCTCCTTATAACTTTCACCCGTTTATAACTTTCAGGGGTGAGGGCATTTACCTGGGAGGTGagagagccaggttcaattccgcccccccccacccccttatgtggagaagggatttgaattatGGTCTCCCATATCCTGTGGGAAGACCCTAACCACCAGATTGCAGAGTCATCCTCCCTCAGTATGGCTAGTCATTGTCATTATGAATGACCATGAGTTGCTATAATGAATAACAATGACTAGTTatcaggcaggaggaggaggaggagggaacagCGTGggggttagggtactcacctaggTAATGGGAgaaccaagttcaagtcccttctctgaTGGCACGTTATTTATACAAagaggaacagcttcaatagaAGAGCTGGAGCAGAGATTATCCCATAGCTCTGCAGCTAGGGTGTTCACTTGCAGGGTGGGAGCGCTAAGTTTGAATCCTTTCTTCACCTCGGGCCGAGGGGGGGTTGAACCTCCCAAATCCCAGGGGAGCACCTTGACCACAGAGCTAGAAGACACTGGGGCCCCCCCATTTTATGAATAGCACCTCagtcttgaaaaaaaaatggccaaaatgttttggttaatttgtgtcaaattcacaaatggttttgggtcaaacaaaactgcattttttggcaaataaactgtTCATCTGACCAAAAGCCAGGAATgaagggcattggcagagctggccagggaggctgtggGTCACGACTGAGGTGCGTTGGCAGAGCTGCTGGGACACTAGCGTGCCTCCTGCCCGCTCCGTCCCTGCCTCTAGCTAGTGGGATCAATCGCCTGGCTCCCCAAGCGAGTTTGACAAGGCGTAAGGAAGGCAGAGTAAGTGCCGGTGGAGAGAGCGCGTGGGAAACGAGAGGGAGAGCATGTGGGTCCTGCGCTCTGGTTAGGCGGTGGCGGATGCTTGTTCTGCCTTGTTATGTGTTTGCTGTAAAAAGATTTCCCCTTTAAGGCTTGGCTGAAATTATTTATACTTGCGGGGTGGTGACAGGAACAGAGAGCAGCAACAGGAGCACTGACAGCTCTTACCTGCTCAGcagtgatgggggaagggggagggtgggaaccagaccagagaggaaactgaggagggaaggagaagtgaGAGAAGGGGCTAGAGGAGAAAAGCGAGGCAGGAAATCCATGAGCAAGAAGGAGTGAGGGCAccggaggagggaggagagaaaagggCGGGAGTCCAAAGCGAAGTCAGAGCCGAGCGAAAGAACCgagcggggagggaggagaggagagagggaagtACCGAGAAGCGCagcagggaggaagaggcagcGGGCTCTGGCTCCTCCGATGACAAGTGCAGCTGGCTGGTGCTGAGTGGGGGAAGCCACTCGTGGGGGCGGTCGGTGCCACGCTCTCTTCTCCGCTCCCAAGATGATGAAGAGGCAGTTCAATCGGATGCGGCAGCAGCTCTCCCATCCCAGCATCACGGGACGGTAAGGACCCAGCCTCAAGCCCTTCAGCTCCCCACTGGTGGGGCTgccagggagggcaggaagctgcACCGGAGAGCGTTGCCCAACCGCCACCGCCACCCCCCAGCCTTGCAGCAGGTCGTAGGCCGGATGCACGCCTGGTCAGGAGCCGGGGGAGAAGCTGTGACGACCACTGAGGCCCTGCGGTTGAGTGACCGAGGAAGGGGGCCGGGGTTGCTCGGAGCAGCCCCAGTTCTGGGGAAGCTTTAACTAACCCCCGGGGGGCTTGGTTAACTCGGCCCTCTTGGCTGGGAGAGCTGGAGGGGCACAGCAATGGTGCTCAGTAGCGACTCCCTCTGGTCGTTTATAAAGCCAGGTTAACCAAGAGCAGCTGGCTGGCTCCACTTGTCCTGCTGGACCAAGCAGCAGGGCCCCTCCGTCCAGCCAGGCCCCGAATTGCCCTGTAAGCTCAGTTTCGATGGTGTGGTTCAGCCCCATGAAAATCAGGCCAGGGGGCGACCCTAAGCCTGACAGGCTAGGCAGGGAGGGCCTGTCGCATTGTGCCCCTCTGTGCGGCAGGATGGCAGccggggttggggccagggaagTGTAGAAGTCCGCAGCAGAGGGAATCCCCCAGGCCCCATTGGGGTAGAGAGGAACAGAGATGCAGGAAAAGGAGTAACGACTACAGGAACATTCCCTACCAGAGCTGCTCTCCCTCCTGGGCTGGAGGCCCCATTTGGAGCTAAATCCTCCACACGGTACCATGGGAGCTTCCTCTTGTATCCCCCAGTGTCTCAGAAAAGCCTGCCTGAGGTGGAGAGGGGCGCAGGGAGTGTCTCGGTAGGCTGATGAGAGGGGCTCTGGGCGTATGCCCTGCTCACCTTTCCTCTCTGGGTCTCTAACTATATTTCCATTCCTGCcattccccagcccagtgccacCTCTGCTtgattgtttttctttctaattgTTCCTCTTGCAAAACCTTGAAAgccctggcagggctgggctctcctGTCTCAGTTCTCACCCACACACCCACGTTGGTTTTTCTAATGTCAGGAGGCTGAGAATGGCTTGAACTCATCTCACTGTTTGCCTGAGCCCCCAGGCCGGGCAAGTGTGTCTTTCACTGGGAGCAATAGGTTATGCTGCTGCAGGGTCTTCCCCTTACCCCAAAGCAGTCCCCTCCCTCAATTCCCCTTCCCCCTGTGTAAGGACTAGGGCACTTGCAGCGGCTCTCTTCTCCCCATATCCTCTGCATTAAAGTGGTCTTCTCCTCTTCACCTGACCTTCACAGTGGTCACATCCCCTGAAAGAAGAAGCCCCTGGATTGGATGGACTCTGCTGGCAGCCCCTGGtacgaggaggaggagaagaaccaGAACTGGGGCCAAGAGCTGCTCAAGtgcctagtgattttgggtgcccaaccccAACATGTCTTGAAGGGCCCTGATCACTAGAGGGCGGGAGCTCAGCGCCTCCTGACAATCAAGTGTCTCTGGTGGAGTGCCCCAAATCactagacacttctgaaaatcttgacctaGATCCCTTGTTCAGCTTAGAAGGAGCCAGCGTGGACCTCCAGTGCTATCACTCTGCCCTGtgcctgagtcccagccccctctgctctcaGGTTGGGAGCCATTCTCATGCCTCACATCCACTTCCTGTGGGCCCACCTGAAAGCTCCTCTTAGTCAAGCCCAGCCTTAGACGGGATGACTCAGGACCCACCATCTCCCATCCCCCTGGACCCACCCAGAGTCGCTGTGGTTCAAAGCCCTCCCTCCGGAGGAGGCTGGCTGGAGGTCACCAACTGTaataagtctctctctctctctccctcccacgcCCTCTTCACCAGAGCCCAAGAAACAGCAGAGTTCCTGACTGAAGACTTGCTGCAGGTAAGGCATGGGTTCGGTCCATGGGCATGTGTGGGCCTGTGCCTGCATGTGGGGCGAACATCTGGTGTGTCTGTGTATGAGTTACTCTCTCTCCATGTTTATAACAAAGTTACAGGGAAGCCTCAGCCTGGATTTTTCTGCATCCTGGAATGGTACCTAGGTGCAGTAGTGGGTGATAGACCTCTGACAAGCCTCCCTGATTACATCAGTGGGGGACAGAGCTAACCtcaagcctgagccctgcctcccatgctagctctgctgctgagaccttgtctacactatgtcTCTAGCCACATTAGGGACCCCAGTTACAACACAGCCTAGCCACACTGGAAcgtgggttgtttttttcccgTGTAGACCAGACAAAACCGTGTTATAACCACATTAAGGAAACTATGTGACATGGGTCCAGTCTACACAGGCAAAATCAAGTGGTGGTGGAACAGGGTCACCATGCAAACAGGCTGTACCTATAGTGTAGGCAAGGCTTCATAGTCCAGCCCTCCAGCCCTCTCTGGCAGTGGTGTGGGATGGGGACACAACACCCCACCAGACCTTGCACACACAGGGGAGGCACCAGAGGGACATGGATGGATGTCAATAGGCAGAGAGGGTCACCCCGTACCCTCCACACTGGAAGAACGGAAGTTCTCTTCCCTCAACACACAGCTGCCTTCCCAGCTAGGAAACCCCAGCAGAGAGACCCCAGGGCAACCCTGGAACCTGATACactggggggtggctggggaagGGAATCCCCCAGCCCAGTCCCACTGGCTTCCCAGTCTCTTCCCTCTCTCTAGATAGAGCAGAGAATCGAGCCAGCCAAACGGGCAGCGCACAATGTATCCAAGAAGCTCCAGGCATGCCTGCAGGGGCAGTGCGGGGCCGACATGGACAAACGAGTGGTAAGTGCCTCTGTCCCTGGCTCCGCTCCCTGGCAAGCTGCCTCTTCAGCCTACCCATGAAGTGGTtgtcagcccctcccccagcagccaagcccagctgCTCCATGCGAGACTCTGCTGGGTGGAAGATGCTTCAAGGGTGCAAAGCGCCTGAGACCTGAGTGTTACAGCGGCACATTTATTCCCCTCCACCGTGGAGGGTCTGATCTGTGCAGGGTGGGGATTAGTTGGAGAGAGTGAGGCAGGGTCATGGAGCCTTAAAGACCATAGTAGCCATTTGCATCATAACCCCTCCCGTGTATCTCCTTGGCTTCTGCTTTGATTCTCAGGCTGGTGAGGAGGATTCTGAGGAGGGACTGTGAGGTGGGGACGGATGTGAAATGTGTCCTGTGTGAGGTGGCACTTCCTTGGCTGGCCCTGCCATCAGCAGGTTGTGGTGCTGAAGGTGTCACTCCCacactggagggggagggaggatctGACCTGTCTGCTCATtgtttcctctctccccccctccgtCCCCACCCCTTGGTTCTGTGCAGAAGAAGCTTCCTTTGATGGCTCTTTCCATGACTATGGCTGAGAGCTTCAAAGAACTAGACACCGATTCCAGCCTCGGGTAAGTGCCCTGAAAAGTATCAGTGCATATGGTACAATCAGCACACACTccccaggtagggtgaccagatgtcccaattttatagggacagtcccaatttttttctcctgctgataatagctcaccttaactaattagcctctcacagtttgaatggcaacttccaacttatctgtatatatataatcttactatatgttccattctatgcatctgatgaagtgggctgtagcccacaaaagcttatgctctaataaatttgttagtctccaaggtgccacaagtactcctgttctttttcccaatttttgggtctttttcttatataggctcctattacccgccctgtcccgatttttcacatttgctgcctggtcaccctatccccagGGCACTGGTTCAGGGGTTCATGCTCCCAGACTGAGCCTCTGAGCACTTGCATCAAGGTTAACGCTGCCAGCCACAAGGCGGCACCCCACCCCTGAGCACGCGCGCTGGGGGGTTTATGCTCTCCATCTCTGAGTGCAGTAGGATGGGCACTGCCTGCCTCCCTGATGCACTACCccgcagggagaggggagggtgttTGAGACCTGCTGTGATTCTCCCCTTCCATTCCTACAGGAGAGCTCTAGAGATGAGCTGCTTCATACAAAGCATGCTGGCCAAAGTCCTGTCTGAGTTTGAAATCACCTTAGAGAGAGACGTCCTACAGCCTCTGAATAAACTGAGTGAGGTAGCCCTGATCTTTCTCTTTCTTATCTTTGCTTTCCCCATCCCCTCTTTGCTCACTCTCCCTCCGTCTCTCCTGCCTGCTTGTGCTCTCTGGCCCACCTCTGCTCTCTCCCCGACCTTCttgcctctctctctttgtgatTGCACTAAACGCAGCAATTCCTGGCAGCACAGGGGTAGGATCTGTAACTAACTCCCTCATCCCAATCTCGGCTAGGAGGAGCTGCCTGTCATCCTGAAACATAAGAAGAATCTTCAGAAGCTGATCTCGGACTGGAACTCCATCAAAAGCAGGTACTGAGCGAGGGGGAGAGTGGTGGGTTGCAGCTGTGATCCAGATGATTGCCCCTTGAGAGTGGggattgagggtggggggagctgacaGCTGCACCCTCAGATCAGAAAGGATCTAAGTCCCTGACACACAAGGATGAGTCCAGATGCAGTGTGCACTCGTGAAGTCCCTTCCTGTTAAAGACACTGTGGATTCTGCTATACAAGCAGAACAGGCAGTCACCTGGGGCAGCAAAATGCTCAGTTCTTCTTCGTGTGGGTGACTCCAGCTGGTGCAGGGATTATTGGCCTGTATGCCCATGCCCCTAGGGCAGGTCCTGgtaccaggggtggggggaggtttatCTATGTTCACACATTCTAAATGAGCAAATCCTGTGCCGGGGCAGAAATGGAGGGTTTAACCCACAAGTAAATGCTCTgccaaggggaaggagaggggcaaCCCTCCCGCTTCTAGGCGTATTTACATATCGGCCAGAGTTCTGATGTGGATGGAGGAGAGGGCTGGAGGGTTTGTGCCTCTCCATTTAAAGTGTCAGCATCCCTGGTATTAAATGCCATCAGGCTTCCAGGATGTCGGCCTGATTCTTCTTTTGCAACCCAAAGGCTGAACCAAGCTGTCAAGAACTCCAGTAACAGTGCTGGTGCTGGCCCTGGCCCCGGGGGGTCGTCCGCTGCCATCAAACTGGAGAACctgaaggaagaggaagaggaggtgaaGCGAAGGGTGGAGCAGTGTAAGGCAAGTGGAAAATGAGTCCGCCCTctttggggaggggaagctgaTGACACGAAGTGGGGGAAAGGAGGCCAGGTCTGGGTTCATTCTGAGAGCTGGGCACCGATCCACTCATCGTTAGCGGTTGTGTCCCAGGAGGCCTCAGGATTCAGTCACTAGTTACAGGCTAGAGCTCTGTCTAGAGTGAGAGGGTTGGTCCAGATGCAGCCAGCACCAGTGGTATGCTGGCCTTGGTAAGATGGCTGTGTCCCAAACTCCAGAGGGGTAGACAGCTGGCGAACTCCAATGCCAGCCCCAGGCTCCAGTGTAATCGAGTAGGAAAGGGTTTAGAGCAGCAGTGTGGTGGTCCGAGAGTAAAGCCACTGCAGGAGAGCTTGGTGGGGTGCTCACCACGGAGCTGAGAAACCTGCAGCAAAGAGGAACATATTGTAGAACAGAAGGTCCGTCTTGTGGCTCAGAAACAGGCCTGGCACTCAGCAGATCTGAATTCagctcccagttctgccacagactccttgggGGACCTTGGGTAAGTCGCTTCAGTTCTCTGTGCCTCTGGTCCTGGGGGTGACAACTCCGCCTTCCTCCctgcctgtgtctgtcttgttgGCCCAGACGGTGAGCTCCTCCATGCAAGGACTGTTTCtcatgcagcacccagcacaacgggACCCTGATATTCGCTGGGGCTTCAACCCCAATCCTAATAACAAAGAGGAAGCATAGACTTATTTCCTGGGGGGCTGAAGGGAGAATGCGAATGCTGACCAGTGTAACCCCAAATCTAACGAGCCAGCTCCTTTGGGCTGCTGTCTTCATTTGCCTCTGCTCCAAATGCCAGTAAGACCCCCTGCATCTCTTGATGTAGCCTGCTGTGTGTTCATGGCCCAGATCTGGCGATGGGAGCACTGTCTGGGGGACTGGTGGGATTAATGATGAGGGCTGATGGGGGGGCCCCTTCATTGTGGTGGTGCTGAGGAGAAGGTTAATGTTCGCTCTATGTCATTTCCAGGATGAATACATGGCTGACCTCTATCACTTCTCTACCAAGGAGGACAGCTATGCTAACTACTTCATCAAAGTAAGTCCCACCCCTCCGTGCTGTTCCCTCACCCCAGCTCATTCCCATTGTGTACAAGTCCCCTAGGATCTCCATGTTGCACTGGCCTCTTCTCGGTCCCATCCCACTGCCCCGCCGCTACTGGCAAAAGAGGcttctcccctgctgttcccacTCTGTCTTCGCCACTCTCCTTTGCATTGCACGTCCCATCTGAAAGCACCCATCCCTGTCAAATCCCCCAAGATCCGGTGTCTCTGAGAGATACTGTGCAGAGTAAAGGTTTGTGATTTGCCTGTGATCTGTCTGGCAGCTGCTGGAAATCCAAGCTCAGTACCACCGGAAGTCTCTGGAATCCCTGGATACAGTCTTGGCAGAGCTGAAGGAGACCCACAGCCAGGCAGGTGGGTGGGACgagccgggctggggcagggttttgTGGATGACAGTGTGAGTAACTACACATGGAATGTAGGCAGAAGGGGTCAATTCTCTCTACTGCTTCCTCAGGGTGTCTCCAAGCTCCCACTGAGCCTGTTTGCTGGGCAGCTCTCTTCCTCACCCAGTTATCCTGGGATTGTATGAATGCAGCAGGGCAAGCTTTGTGCACCAAACTGACCCCTGCCAATGTACCTCAGTCCTCACTGAAGAGACCGGAGCttggagtgagaggagaatttggctccCACGGCTCATTTGGTCCTCGGCCTCCCTGCTGGGACTGCCGATCGGAGGGCAATTTACAGCCAGGCGTGATGATGGCGGTTTGGAGTCCCTGTCCTGCTAGGAAATGGGTTGACCCCTCTCACCTCATTTACCACAGAGCTGGCTGTTGGATGGTGATGAGCACTGATCCCTCCCCAGCCTGAGCCTGGCCTAGAACCAGAGGACTAGGAGAGAGACTCAAGCACCCTCTCCACTGGGGGTTTGTCCTCCACCCCCTCCTgatctctctcctcttttccagaGCCCCCTTTCTCCGTGGATACCCCAGTGTCGGGGTATTATGGGGTGCCTTTGGAGACGCACCTGAGGACTTTGGGTCGGGAGATTGCCCTTCCCATTGAAGCTTGTGTCATGATGCTGCTGGCGTCAGGCATGAGGGAGGAGGTAGGTGCCGCTTGCTGCCCAACTCCTTCCCCCAACCACAGCCAGTCCGTCCTGCTGTCACGCTGTCTCTCACCTCCCTCCTCTAGGGGCTCTTCAGGTTGGCAGCGGGGGCCTCGGTGCTCAGGAAGCTGAAGTGCAGCTTGGCCAGTGGCTCCAACGCACTGGAGGAATTCTACTCTGACCCACACGCTGTTGCAGGTACGTGCTGGAGGCCCAAGGTAAGGGCCCCAGAGACACTGACTGGACGAGTGGCAGCCCCAGAAGCATGGTATTATCtttaaagcagcagttctcaaactgggggtggggtcatgaggttattatgggGAGGTGGCAAGCTGTCAGCCCCCGCACATgttggggctctggctgtcagccatGCACAgagctgacagccagagcccttcacagctgggcggccagagagcagcggctgctggccaggtgcccagctctgaaggcagcactggccccagcagcagtgcaaaagtaagggtggcatggtatgggagGGTCATCAAAGCCTGAAATAATTTCAAAGGGGttccaagcaaaaaaaaagtttgagaaccccttctATAAAGCATGACCCTTTGCCTCCATCTCAGGTGCACTGAAATCCTACCTGCGAGAGCTGCCCCAACCCTTGATGACCTATGAACTCTACGATGACTGGTTTAAAGTAGCCTGGTAAGAAAGAACCAGAGAGATGGACATTCTTAAGCAGGCTAAATTATTAAAAGGACCACTCTGATTATGGACTCTTCAGCAGGGGTGTCAAACATAGGGGTCCGCAGGTTAGATCTGGCCCGCATGATGTATGGATAGCATTCTGCCGAGAGGTACTGGTGACTGCATCGGTCACAAACCTCTCTGAGACTGAGCAGAATGCACTCTTCCATTAACGTGACTGCCAGGATGAGTTAATCCAAAGCCCCCCACCAACACAAACGGGGGTTGTGAATCAGCCCTGGGAGTTTGGACTGAGTGGGCAGAGGGCTTTTGCTGAGTATTGTTGTGTTTTGTGCGTGTCTGTGACGAAAGGAGCAACTGAAAGCACGGTGTCTAGACAGTCTGACCTTGGAAGAAGCCTGGGGAGAGGTTTTTCGGGTCAGGAGGCAGGCTGAAAAGGGTGTTCTTAGAATGGTGAGCAAAAGGtgctgtttcctgctatttgattccttctgcTTTCAGAGGCACAGgattttgtacattctttgttgTAACTAAACAAAACTACCTTGGAGAAATACCTGACTACCACCAACTTCTCCTCTCAACTGAACCATGCCCAGGGCCTCACATTTTGGGTTGAAAAGGGGCAACACTCATGTCAGGCGTGGGATCTGGTTTCCAAGGAGAGAGCCTGTGAGTTTGGAACCAAGATGGAACAAATCCTGGAAGAGCTTGCAGAAATCAAAAATGGCCAGCAGGATATAAAACAAGCCCTCAAACAGGAGCTGGAGACGTTGCAAAAGGCATTAAGACAAGAGCTGGAGGTTTCCCAGAAAGGGCTCAGAGATGACTTGCAGGCCAAGATGAGATCCCTGTTGGAGCACCAATGATGAAGTGCCCGGGCAGGTTGGCAAACCCGGCTGAAACACACCCAGGCTGGAATGAAACAGATTGATGAGGTGACCAACAATCGGACTGCCATAGGCCAGAAGTTTTCCCACAAAACAGCGGAGCCAAGAAAGTTTTAGCCAACCGGGAATGGGCTAACTGAGATGAGCTGCAGCAAGGACTTAAGGAGCTGAAAATTCAGGTCCAGAGGAACCCAAAGGGTTGCTGACCACAGAGGAAGGCCACCGCCTGAATGAGGAATTGAGCCAGCCAGAGGATGTGGGGAAGACCGGACATTTACAAGGTTTCTACCCAGTTTGTAATCCACAGCGGCCCAGAGGGGAGAGGTTGGTCTGTCCCAACTCAAATGAGGCAAAACCCCACTATCGTTCAGGGAAAAACTTCCTGGGAAGCTTATGTGGTTCAACTCAACATTATAGTGCCAATGAATGGCTgggaggaaggacaggaaggggtgTTACTCACAGCCCACATGGGTGGCCCAGCTCTGATTGTGCTGCAGATCTTACCCCTAGAAAACAGAGTGTGTAATCCAGACCTGGTACAAGCCCTTAACATGTGGTTTGGAGCTAGTCATCAACCTGAGCTGGCCAGGGCACAGCTAAGAgctagaaagagagggaaagaagaaactCCATCTGAACTGGCAGAGGGCCTGCAGAGACTTGTGTTCATGGCATACCCAGATAA
The Eretmochelys imbricata isolate rEreImb1 chromosome 1, rEreImb1.hap1, whole genome shotgun sequence DNA segment above includes these coding regions:
- the SH3BP1 gene encoding SH3 domain-binding protein 1 isoform X3, with translation MMKRQFNRMRQQLSHPSITGRAQETAEFLTEDLLQIEQRIEPAKRAAHNVSKKLQACLQGQCGADMDKRVKKLPLMALSMTMAESFKELDTDSSLGRALEMSCFIQSMLAKVLSEFEITLERDVLQPLNKLSEEELPVILKHKKNLQKLISDWNSIKSRLNQAVKNSSNSAGAGPGPGGSSAAIKLENLKEEEEEVKRRVEQCKDEYMADLYHFSTKEDSYANYFIKLLEIQAQYHRKSLESLDTVLAELKETHSQAEPPFSVDTPVSGYYGVPLETHLRTLGREIALPIEACVMMLLASGMREEGLFRLAAGASVLRKLKCSLASGSNALEEFYSDPHAVAGALKSYLRELPQPLMTYELYDDWFKVACFKEPEGRLQSLQDTCSRLPQDNYNNLRYLIRFLAKLAEHQEVNKMTPSNIAIVLGPNLLWSQQSKGDPLQLDMASVSSIQVVGIVEALIQNANTLFPGEIVFNVSGMFIPPTEIKSSEAPPVEEPSPQPLPASTPSLTAGEARRDPEMSSGPVSPKASRTSPEAAGPSADDTARKMKRAAPVRPMVPPPQVQPRTQTPTPQNPPVPESTANPKVFPRRTVSGCMRAPTVPPPLPPQPARRQSRGAPLSPKPTVTPKMPPDTMRDEGSAAGQPPAHSYSTETAANCTPEIEGPKEPSSPGGSGSSAIPQAMVQSPEND
- the SH3BP1 gene encoding SH3 domain-binding protein 1 isoform X2, giving the protein MGASSCIPQCLRKACLRWRGAQGVSRAQETAEFLTEDLLQIEQRIEPAKRAAHNVSKKLQACLQGQCGADMDKRVKKLPLMALSMTMAESFKELDTDSSLGRALEMSCFIQSMLAKVLSEFEITLERDVLQPLNKLSEEELPVILKHKKNLQKLISDWNSIKSRLNQAVKNSSNSAGAGPGPGGSSAAIKLENLKEEEEEVKRRVEQCKDEYMADLYHFSTKEDSYANYFIKLLEIQAQYHRKSLESLDTVLAELKETHSQAEPPFSVDTPVSGYYGVPLETHLRTLGREIALPIEACVMMLLASGMREEGLFRLAAGASVLRKLKCSLASGSNALEEFYSDPHAVAGALKSYLRELPQPLMTYELYDDWFKVACFKEPEGRLQSLQDTCSRLPQDNYNNLRYLIRFLAKLAEHQEVNKMTPSNIAIVLGPNLLWSQQSKGDPLQLDMASVSSIQVVGIVEALIQNANTLFPGEIVFNVSGMFIPPTEIKSSEAPPVEEPSPQPLPASTPSLTAGEARDPEMSSGPVSPKASRTSPEAAGPSADDTARKMKRAAPVRPMVPPPQVQPRTQTPTPQNPPVPESTANPKVFPRRTVSGCMRAPTVPPPLPPQPARRQSRGAPLSPKPTVTPKMPPDTMRDEGSAAGQPPAHSYSTETAANCTPEIEGPKEPSSPGGSGSSAIPQAMVQSPEND
- the SH3BP1 gene encoding SH3 domain-binding protein 1 isoform X1, whose amino-acid sequence is MGASSCIPQCLRKACLRWRGAQGVSRAQETAEFLTEDLLQIEQRIEPAKRAAHNVSKKLQACLQGQCGADMDKRVKKLPLMALSMTMAESFKELDTDSSLGRALEMSCFIQSMLAKVLSEFEITLERDVLQPLNKLSEEELPVILKHKKNLQKLISDWNSIKSRLNQAVKNSSNSAGAGPGPGGSSAAIKLENLKEEEEEVKRRVEQCKDEYMADLYHFSTKEDSYANYFIKLLEIQAQYHRKSLESLDTVLAELKETHSQAEPPFSVDTPVSGYYGVPLETHLRTLGREIALPIEACVMMLLASGMREEGLFRLAAGASVLRKLKCSLASGSNALEEFYSDPHAVAGALKSYLRELPQPLMTYELYDDWFKVACFKEPEGRLQSLQDTCSRLPQDNYNNLRYLIRFLAKLAEHQEVNKMTPSNIAIVLGPNLLWSQQSKGDPLQLDMASVSSIQVVGIVEALIQNANTLFPGEIVFNVSGMFIPPTEIKSSEAPPVEEPSPQPLPASTPSLTAGEARRDPEMSSGPVSPKASRTSPEAAGPSADDTARKMKRAAPVRPMVPPPQVQPRTQTPTPQNPPVPESTANPKVFPRRTVSGCMRAPTVPPPLPPQPARRQSRGAPLSPKPTVTPKMPPDTMRDEGSAAGQPPAHSYSTETAANCTPEIEGPKEPSSPGGSGSSAIPQAMVQSPEND